Proteins from a single region of SAR202 cluster bacterium:
- a CDS encoding GNAT family N-acetyltransferase, whose translation MLPMGSAGAAHWQQGGALSKKSDDKTLKEPESLLTSKTVAEGFTIEEVLTEGALAEFKHVLISGYEMPPQMADGWVQAAHAFGIGRTPWKMYLGRLDGEPVATNMVLNGGGVAGVYGVAVTPGARGKGIGGAITLAPLLESRAAGYRYAVLFSSDMGIRAYERIGFHDCGVRINRYLWRNT comes from the coding sequence TTGCTGCCAATGGGCAGCGCCGGCGCTGCCCATTGGCAGCAAGGCGGAGCACTGTCCAAAAAATCCGACGACAAAACGCTGAAAGAGCCAGAATCTCTATTGACTTCCAAGACAGTTGCTGAAGGCTTCACAATTGAAGAAGTGCTTACGGAGGGCGCGCTGGCGGAGTTCAAACACGTGCTGATCAGCGGCTACGAAATGCCGCCGCAGATGGCCGACGGGTGGGTGCAGGCCGCCCACGCCTTCGGCATCGGCCGCACCCCCTGGAAAATGTACCTTGGCCGGCTGGACGGCGAGCCGGTCGCGACGAACATGGTCCTTAACGGCGGCGGCGTGGCCGGAGTCTACGGCGTCGCCGTGACGCCGGGCGCGCGCGGGAAGGGGATAGGCGGCGCCATCACGCTCGCCCCGCTTCTGGAGTCCCGAGCGGCCGGCTACCGTTACGCCGTGCTCTTCTCCAGCGATATGGGCATCCGCGCCTATGAGCGCATCGGCTTCCACGACTGCGGCGTCCGCATCAACCGCTACCTCTGGCGGAACACGTGA
- a CDS encoding undecaprenyl-diphosphate phosphatase — protein sequence MISILHAVILGIIEGVTEFLPISSTGHLIVASELLGFQDTDGTFEIGIQLGAVIAVMWFYRVNLIEHARTLPSNASVRRFWAGIVLAFIPAGIIGYLFSDFFTDNFLNPQVVAVSLIVGGVILWLVEMFPRKAVTHEPNDISIRQAVTVGLIQLFAFIPGMSRSGSTIVGGMLAGLDRKTATAFSFYLAMPTLGGATVYALLKDIDNVLNSALAEILVGIAVSFIVALIAIKWLLRYVSRNSFKLMAAYRVIAGLAILAIFAKL from the coding sequence ATGATCTCCATACTCCACGCTGTCATCCTCGGCATCATCGAGGGCGTGACCGAGTTCCTCCCCATATCCTCCACGGGCCATCTTATCGTCGCCTCAGAGCTGCTCGGGTTCCAGGACACCGACGGCACGTTCGAGATCGGCATCCAGCTCGGCGCGGTCATCGCCGTCATGTGGTTCTACCGCGTGAACCTCATCGAACATGCCCGCACGCTGCCCAGCAATGCATCTGTGCGGCGCTTCTGGGCAGGAATCGTCCTCGCGTTCATCCCGGCGGGGATTATCGGCTACCTCTTCTCAGACTTCTTCACCGACAACTTTCTCAACCCGCAGGTCGTCGCCGTCTCTCTCATCGTCGGTGGGGTTATCCTCTGGCTGGTGGAGATGTTCCCGCGCAAGGCGGTGACGCACGAACCGAACGACATCTCGATCCGCCAGGCCGTGACGGTCGGCCTTATCCAGCTATTCGCGTTCATCCCCGGCATGTCCCGCTCCGGCTCCACGATCGTCGGCGGCATGCTCGCCGGGCTGGACCGCAAGACCGCCACTGCCTTCTCCTTCTACCTCGCCATGCCAACGCTAGGCGGCGCCACAGTCTACGCGCTCCTCAAGGACATCGACAACGTCCTCAACTCAGCGCTCGCGGAGATCCTCGTCGGCATCGCCGTCTCCTTCATCGTCGCCCTCATCGCCATCAAGTGGCTCCTCCGCTACGTCTCCCGCAACAGCTTCAAGCTCATGGCCGCGTACAGGGTGATCGCCGGCCTGGCCATCCTGGCAATCTTCGCAAAATTATGA
- the vsr gene encoding DNA mismatch endonuclease Vsr has protein sequence MPDNITKNRRSWVMSRVRSEGTSPEMVVRRGLHAAKFRYRLHTADLPGKPDIVLRRYNTVVFVQGCLWHWHGCRRSRMPSSNSEYWQAKIQKNQTRDRINHDRLRSQHWLVEVIWECEVEKGVEKLVSVLMAIKTASQGRQIGK, from the coding sequence ATGCCTGACAACATTACTAAGAACAGGCGAAGTTGGGTAATGAGCCGGGTGCGATCTGAAGGAACGTCGCCCGAAATGGTTGTCCGACGAGGCCTACACGCCGCAAAATTCCGCTACCGTCTCCATACTGCCGACCTGCCGGGCAAGCCAGATATAGTCCTTCGGCGTTACAACACTGTCGTTTTCGTTCAGGGATGTTTGTGGCACTGGCACGGTTGTCGGCGCTCTCGAATGCCCTCGTCCAACTCCGAATACTGGCAGGCGAAGATACAGAAGAACCAAACTCGGGACCGCATCAATCACGATAGACTTAGATCGCAACATTGGCTTGTCGAAGTCATCTGGGAGTGCGAGGTGGAGAAAGGCGTAGAGAAGCTTGTCAGTGTCCTTATGGCGATAAAGACGGCGAGCCAAGGCAGGCAAATCGGGAAATGA
- a CDS encoding GIY-YIG nuclease family protein — protein MVSNDKALKRVRRRANPPEEVGAILKELEGVLNIPDDAGRVVSNARFGAYAFYDYDGEPIYVGQTAEQLRVRIRRHLTNQRTDAVAMHVLDPFEVADIEMWPLWELEGAARDAKMVKATLNSAEYTVFKKVLTGSIFQAVLNEVPIAPTQIMALPPSLRARIVPEPIYTRRKHADVRIARRAETIAKLAAVISQRSVKPGLRNTLLVQATRLRHLAEVRLKDAGGPPEPGHYEEAETQGDA, from the coding sequence ATGGTTAGCAACGATAAAGCTCTCAAGCGCGTCAGACGTCGGGCCAACCCGCCTGAGGAAGTCGGTGCGATTCTTAAAGAACTGGAGGGCGTTCTAAACATCCCAGACGACGCTGGGAGAGTGGTCAGCAATGCACGCTTCGGCGCCTACGCGTTTTATGACTACGATGGAGAGCCAATATATGTCGGCCAAACGGCGGAACAGCTTCGAGTCCGCATCCGACGGCACTTGACCAACCAGCGGACAGACGCCGTCGCTATGCATGTGCTTGATCCCTTCGAAGTAGCTGACATTGAAATGTGGCCACTGTGGGAGCTAGAAGGCGCGGCTCGGGATGCAAAGATGGTGAAAGCAACGCTCAACTCGGCTGAGTATACGGTCTTCAAGAAAGTGCTTACGGGCTCAATCTTTCAAGCGGTTCTAAACGAAGTCCCAATTGCGCCGACCCAGATCATGGCGCTGCCGCCTTCGCTGCGCGCCAGGATTGTCCCCGAGCCAATTTACACACGGCGAAAACATGCCGATGTCAGAATAGCTCGTCGGGCGGAGACGATAGCCAAGCTCGCCGCTGTCATTAGCCAAAGATCGGTAAAGCCGGGGTTGCGAAACACTCTGTTAGTCCAGGCAACACGTCTGAGGCACCTAGCCGAAGTCCGTTTGAAAGATGCTGGAGGGCCGCCGGAACCAGGTCACTACGAAGAGGCGGAAACCCAGGGTGATGCCTGA
- the dcm gene encoding DNA (cytosine-5-)-methyltransferase, with the protein MRLTIWPPSRDAATAPRVAEFFAGVGLVRMALEQTGFKVVFANDIDPTKERIYAANFSPSPFICGDIRHLRGADIPDVELATASFPCTDLSLAGNRAGLEGSQSGVLSEFLRVIREMGPRKPAGVLLENVIGFATSKSGDDIRSTIASLNELGYVCDILTLDAKQFVPQSRPRLFIVASERGRVRSSEWLPSEVRPKWVFSFARKHPELDLAATALPALPKSAITSVSEIVERFHPNHEIWWDTSRQDGFLRSLSEINSKRLALMRQSTTEVHATAYRRTRHGVAVWEIRADRLSGCLRTARGGSSKQAVVEAGNDQIRVRWMTAREYARLQGAPDFSLPGVSESQGKFALGDAVCVPVVSWLAEHYLKPLLGQRSGNSQTESLLKYG; encoded by the coding sequence ATGCGCCTGACAATATGGCCACCGTCACGAGATGCAGCGACGGCTCCCCGCGTTGCTGAGTTCTTTGCTGGCGTAGGCTTGGTCCGAATGGCCCTAGAGCAGACCGGGTTCAAGGTGGTTTTCGCCAACGACATCGACCCAACCAAAGAGCGCATCTACGCGGCGAATTTCAGCCCTTCTCCATTTATCTGCGGCGACATCCGTCATTTGAGAGGCGCCGATATCCCGGACGTCGAACTAGCGACCGCCTCGTTCCCTTGCACCGATCTCTCCTTGGCCGGAAATAGAGCCGGATTGGAGGGTTCGCAATCGGGTGTTCTATCGGAATTCCTCCGAGTGATTCGCGAAATGGGTCCGCGTAAACCGGCAGGCGTTCTGCTGGAAAACGTTATCGGGTTCGCAACATCGAAGTCGGGCGACGACATACGATCCACAATCGCGTCGCTGAACGAATTGGGATATGTTTGCGATATCTTGACGCTGGACGCCAAGCAATTCGTCCCTCAAAGTCGCCCTCGCCTGTTCATCGTGGCCTCGGAGCGAGGGCGAGTTCGCTCCAGCGAATGGCTCCCATCTGAAGTACGACCGAAGTGGGTGTTCTCCTTCGCTCGAAAGCATCCAGAACTCGACTTAGCCGCTACGGCGTTGCCGGCGCTTCCGAAGTCAGCCATCACGTCTGTTTCAGAGATAGTTGAGAGGTTCCACCCGAACCACGAGATATGGTGGGATACGTCGCGCCAAGATGGCTTCCTGCGATCATTGAGTGAAATCAATTCTAAACGCCTCGCTTTGATGAGACAGTCGACGACAGAAGTTCACGCCACGGCATACCGGAGGACGCGCCACGGAGTCGCCGTATGGGAAATCAGAGCCGACCGACTAAGTGGTTGTCTGCGTACCGCGCGCGGTGGGTCCAGTAAGCAAGCTGTTGTTGAGGCCGGGAACGATCAGATCCGAGTACGCTGGATGACAGCAAGGGAATATGCTCGTCTGCAGGGAGCGCCGGATTTCAGCCTGCCAGGAGTTTCCGAAAGCCAAGGCAAGTTCGCCTTGGGAGATGCCGTCTGTGTCCCCGTTGTTTCGTGGTTGGCCGAACATTACCTGAAGCCTCTTCTCGGTCAGCGGTCGGGCAACTCTCAGACGGAGTCATTGCTGAAGTATGGTTAG